The Episyrphus balteatus chromosome 4, idEpiBalt1.1, whole genome shotgun sequence genome includes a window with the following:
- the LOC129918412 gene encoding uncharacterized protein LOC129918412: MGSVVGSLSKKSVDMASPTAQFVRSQIQSNKVVIFSKTYCPYCTMAKEQFKKLNVPMHVIELESRNDCDEIQDVLGELTGARSVPRCFVDGKFIGGGTDVKTLYETGKLKELVA; encoded by the exons ATGGGCTCAGTCGTTGGTTCACTTTCAAAGAAATCTGTAGATATGGCAAGCCCCACAGCACAATTCGTACGCAGTCAAATCCAATCAAATAAGGTTGTGATATTTTCCAAAACTTATTGTCCATACTGCACCATGGCTAAAGAG cAATTTAAGAAACTAAACGTTCCAATGCACGTGATAGAATTAGAATCTCGAAATGATTGTGATGAGATCCAAGATGTCCTTGGCGAATTGACTGGAGCACGAAGT GTCCCTCGTTGTTTTGTTGATGGCAAATTTATTGGAGGTGGTACTGATGTCAAGACATTGTACGAAACTGGAAAATTGAAGGAACTAGTTGCATAA
- the LOC129918122 gene encoding serine/threonine-protein kinase PITSLRE isoform X3, whose protein sequence is MSGSMGKYRGNERDMMVDDRRYMKYYERGRPMSHGQQRRDHHYDRGTLGDEYEYQNRHKHREMYHQHHQQQYQQPPHQRYDYHSQQRNYMEPPPYDTRPDAELLEQDLRTRLLTKRHKYVKESSGPHNHHEKRSSHEYHRERGDGPTEKKKETVIEVMDSPEQQQVLKKKHKKKDKPRPVEDPELIARKAKLLEAEREMAKRKEVAREELEARRELRRERGEEPGAETAHKSGHKRYLTAEERILKRKKRKTDNDKVMTDGLSDNSEGHSHNGDDDDHEGGDGDDSDASSTKSEKKRKRHRRTKDNAENFDVYSHHENDDDEDDDDDDDDDDDDSDSDSSGDSDDRSHKSYNGAAEKSKNKKKKRHSSEEEEDGALPDESPLSIGDLSKSPHKHKANNSRSRSRSDASSRSKSDSDLDGDERRTRSRSRTRSRSPRSHSRSRSRSISGSSRSRSRSRSNSISKSLSRSRSRSRSEERNMKTSAEEEARKGDPEVVLDEKDVPRNEKGEKLPNYFPGIQGCRSVEEFQCLNRIEEGTYGVVYRAKDKRTSEIVALKRLKMEKEKEGFPITSLREINTLLKGQHPNIVTVREIVVGSNMDRIFIVMDYVEHDLKSLMETMKHKEQSFFPGEIKCLIQQLLCAVGHLHDNWILHRDLKTSNLLLSHKGILKVGDFGLAREYGSPLKKYTSLVVTLWYRAPELLLCSPEYSTPIDIWSVGCIFGEFLQMQPLFPGKSEIDQLNRIFKELGTPNEKIWPGYKDLPAVKNLLSQNSQFTEYPVSNLRKRFMKRTTDTGISLLQGLLTYDPKQRLNAEQALNHPYFKELPLPIDPSMFPTWPAKSELGARKALASSPKPPSGGSQFKQLGHDDIITTKSSGVASGIISGSKKATASNTGFVLNAGIDQRQLAMGPGFSLKF, encoded by the exons ATGTCAGGTAGCATGGGCAAGTACAGAGGAAATGAGCGTGATATGATGGTCGACGATCGCCGTTACATGAAATATTATGAACGTGGCAGACCAATGTCCCATGGTCAACAACGTCGAGACCATCACTACGACAGAGGAACACTTGGCGATGAGTATGAGTACCAAAATCGTCACAAACATCGTGAAATGTATCATCAGCACCATCAACAACAATACCAACAACCACCTCATCAGCGTTACGATTATCACTCACAACAGAGGAACTACATGGAACCGCCCCCGTACGATACCCGCCCAGACGCAGAATTGCTAGAACAAGACTTGCGAACAAGGCTGCTGACCAAACGACATAAATATGTTAAAGAGTCTTCAGGGCCGCACAATCACCACGAAAAGAGAAGTAGTCATGAGTATCATCGCGAGCGCGGTGATGGCCCCACCGAAAAGAAGAAGGAAACTGTGATCGAGGTAATGGATAGCCCCGAACAACAGCAGgtcttaaagaaaaaacacaaaaagaagGACAAACCACGTCCAGTGGAAGATCCAGAGCTGATAGCAAGAAAAGCCAAACTCTTGGAAGCCGAACGTGAGATGGCAAAAAGGAAAGAAGTAGCCAGAGAAGAACTAGAAGCCAGGCGTGAACTGCGCCGAGAACGAGGAGAAGAACCAGGTGCAGAAACAGCACACAAAAGTGGTCACAAACGATACCTTACCGCAGAGGAAAGGATATTGAAGAGAAAAAAGCGAAAAACTGACAACGACAAGGTTATGACTGATGGCCTTTCGGATAATTCTGAAGGTCACAGTCACAATGGAGATGATGATGACCATGAGGGAGGTGATGGAGATGATAGCGATGCTTCATCAACCAAATcggaaaagaagagaaaaaggCATAGGCGGACCAAAGACAATGCCGAAAACTTTGATGTTTATAGCCACCATGAaaacgatgatgatgaggatgacgatgatgatgatgatgacgacgacgatgatagCGATTCAGATTCCTCTGGCGATTCCGATGATCGGAGTCACAAAAGCTACAATGGTGCTgccgaaaaatcaaaaaacaagaagaagaaacGTCATAGTTCAGAAGAAGAGGAAGACGGTGCTCTTCCAGATGAAAGTCCCTTATCAATCGGAGACCTATCAAAATCACCGCACAAACATAAAGCCAATAATTCCAGATCACGGTCGCGTTCCGATGCATCAAGTCGTTCGAAGAGTGACAGTGATTTGGACGGAGATGAACGACGTACCAGATCACGATCACGCACACGATCAAGATCACCACGATCACATTCACGTTCTAGATCACGTTCGATATCAGGAAGTTCCAGATCGAGATCTCGTTCACGCTCGAATTCAATATCGAAATCATTATCGAGATCAAGGTCGAGATCGCGCTCAGAGGAGAGAAACATGAAGACAAGTGCTGAGGAAGAAGCCCGGAAGGGTGATCCTGAGGTGGTTCTCGATGAAAAAGATGTCCCGCGCAACGAAAAAGGCGAGAAACTGCCAAATTATTTCCCCGGCATACAGGGTTGTCGTTCTGTGGAAGAATTCCAATGCTTGAATCGTATCGAAGAGGGTACCTATGGCGTTGTTTATCGAGCCAAGGATAAACGAACCAGTGAAATTGTAGCCCTAAAACggttaaaaatggaaaaagaaaaagaaggttTCCCCATTACTTCCCTGCGAGAGATCAATACCCTTCTGAAAGGTCAACATCCTAATATTGTCACAGTGAGAGAAATTGTTGTTGGCAGCAATATGGACAGAATTTTCATTGTCATGGACTATGTAGAACATGACCTCAAGTCTCTCATGGAGACGATGAAGCACAAAGAACAGTCATTCTTTCCCGGCGAAATCAAGTGCCTGATCCAGCAGCTTCTCTGTGCCGTTGGGCATTTGCACGACAATTGGATTCTGCACCGGGATTTGAAAACATCGAATCTATTGCTCTCACACAAAGGTATTTTGAAAGTGGGTGATTTTGGTTTGGCTCGAGAATACGGAAGCCCGCTTAAGAAGTATACTTCTCTTGTGGTAACTTTGTGGTACAGAGCACCAGAATTGCTTTTATGTTCGCCTGAGTACTCAACGCCGATTGATATTTGGTCGGTGGGATGTATTTTTGGAGAATTCCTACAAATGCAACCATTGTTTCCAGGCAAATCGGAAATTGATCAGCTCAATAGGATATTCAAG gaaCTTGGAACACCGAATGAGAAAATCTGGCCTGGATATAAAGACCTTCCCGCCGTCAAGAACCTGCTTAGCCAAAACTCACAATTCACAGAATACCCAGTGTCAAATCTACGCAAAAGATTTATGAAGAGAACGACAGACACTGGAATATCCCTGTTGCAGGGCTTGCTCACCTACGATCCCAAGCAAAGACTGAATGCCGAGCAAGCTCTCAATCACCCCTACTTCAAGGAGCTACCACTGCCCATTGACCCGTCAATGTTTCCCACATGGCCAGCAAAGAGTGAGCTAGGAGCTCGCAAAGCTTTAGCCTCCTCACCCAAACCACCTTCCGGTGGTTCACAATTCAAACAGTTGGGTCATGATGATATTATCACGACTAAATCATCGGGTGTAGCGTCGGGGATAAtttcgggcagtaaaaaagcaACCGCAAGCAATACGGGATTTGTTTTAAATGCTGGCATTGATCAGCGTCAATTGGCAATGGGGCCAGggtttagtttgaaattttaa
- the LOC129918122 gene encoding serine/threonine-protein kinase PITSLRE isoform X2 has translation MDLLGGGQKHSSKAGNDLLEDDTDSLDIKPPQATIHRDLSGKRRSGKEKKHSKERKHKSDHRERDERRERGEKSDGSVSMSGSMGKYRGNERDMMVDDRRYMKYYERGRPMSHGQQRRDHHYDRGTLGDEYEYQNRHKHREMYHQHHQQQYQQPPHQRYDYHSQQRNYMEPPPYDTRPDAELLEQDLRTRLLTKRHKYVKESSGPHNHHEKRSSHEYHRERGDGPTEKKKETVIEVMDSPEQQQVLKKKHKKKDKPRPVEDPELIARKAKLLEAEREMAKRKEVAREELEARRELRRERGEEPGAETAHKSGHKRYLTAEERILKRKKRKTDNDKVMTDGLSDNSEGHSHNGDDDDHEGGDGDDSDASSTKSEKKRKRHRRTKDNAENFDVYSHHENDDDEDDDDDDDDDDDDSDSDSSGDSDDRSHKSYNGAAEKSKNKKKKRHSSEEEEDGALPDESPLSIGDLSKSPHKHKANNSRSRSRSDASSRSKSDSDLDGDERRTRSRSRTRSRSPRSHSRSRSRSISGSSRSRSRSRSNSISKSLSRSRSRSRSEERNMKTSAEEEARKGDPEVVLDEKDVPRNEKGEKLPNYFPGIQGCRSVEEFQCLNRIEEGTYGVVYRAKDKRTSEIVALKRLKMEKEKEGFPITSLREINTLLKGQHPNIVTVREIVVGSNMDRIFIVMDYVEHDLKSLMETMKHKEQSFFPGEIKCLIQQLLCAVGHLHDNWILHRDLKTSNLLLSHKGILKVGDFGLAREYGSPLKKYTSLVVTLWYRAPELLLCSPEYSTPIDIWSVGCIFGEFLQMQPLFPGKSEIDQLNRIFKELGTPNEKIWPGYKDLPAVKNLLSQNSQFTEYPVSNLRKRFMKRTTDTGISLLQGLLTYDPKQRLNAEQALNHPYFKELPLPIDPSMFPTWPAKSELGARKALASSPKPPSGGSQFKQLGHDDIITTKSSGVASGIISGSKKATASNTGFVLNAGIDQRQLAMGPGFSLKF, from the exons TGGGGGCCAGAAGCATTCTTCCAAAGCTGGAAATGATTTACTTGAAGATGACACAGATTCCTTAGATATTAAACCACCGCAAGCAACAATACACCGTGACTTATCCGGCAAACGGCGATCTGGCAAAGAGAAAAAACATTCCAAAGAACGCAAGCACAAAAGCGACCACAGAGAAAGAGACGAGCGCCGAGAAAGAGGAGAGAAAAGTGACGGCTCGGTCAGTATGTCAGGTAGCATGGGCAAGTACAGAGGAAATGAGCGTGATATGATGGTCGACGATCGCCGTTACATGAAATATTATGAACGTGGCAGACCAATGTCCCATGGTCAACAACGTCGAGACCATCACTACGACAGAGGAACACTTGGCGATGAGTATGAGTACCAAAATCGTCACAAACATCGTGAAATGTATCATCAGCACCATCAACAACAATACCAACAACCACCTCATCAGCGTTACGATTATCACTCACAACAGAGGAACTACATGGAACCGCCCCCGTACGATACCCGCCCAGACGCAGAATTGCTAGAACAAGACTTGCGAACAAGGCTGCTGACCAAACGACATAAATATGTTAAAGAGTCTTCAGGGCCGCACAATCACCACGAAAAGAGAAGTAGTCATGAGTATCATCGCGAGCGCGGTGATGGCCCCACCGAAAAGAAGAAGGAAACTGTGATCGAGGTAATGGATAGCCCCGAACAACAGCAGgtcttaaagaaaaaacacaaaaagaagGACAAACCACGTCCAGTGGAAGATCCAGAGCTGATAGCAAGAAAAGCCAAACTCTTGGAAGCCGAACGTGAGATGGCAAAAAGGAAAGAAGTAGCCAGAGAAGAACTAGAAGCCAGGCGTGAACTGCGCCGAGAACGAGGAGAAGAACCAGGTGCAGAAACAGCACACAAAAGTGGTCACAAACGATACCTTACCGCAGAGGAAAGGATATTGAAGAGAAAAAAGCGAAAAACTGACAACGACAAGGTTATGACTGATGGCCTTTCGGATAATTCTGAAGGTCACAGTCACAATGGAGATGATGATGACCATGAGGGAGGTGATGGAGATGATAGCGATGCTTCATCAACCAAATcggaaaagaagagaaaaaggCATAGGCGGACCAAAGACAATGCCGAAAACTTTGATGTTTATAGCCACCATGAaaacgatgatgatgaggatgacgatgatgatgatgatgacgacgacgatgatagCGATTCAGATTCCTCTGGCGATTCCGATGATCGGAGTCACAAAAGCTACAATGGTGCTgccgaaaaatcaaaaaacaagaagaagaaacGTCATAGTTCAGAAGAAGAGGAAGACGGTGCTCTTCCAGATGAAAGTCCCTTATCAATCGGAGACCTATCAAAATCACCGCACAAACATAAAGCCAATAATTCCAGATCACGGTCGCGTTCCGATGCATCAAGTCGTTCGAAGAGTGACAGTGATTTGGACGGAGATGAACGACGTACCAGATCACGATCACGCACACGATCAAGATCACCACGATCACATTCACGTTCTAGATCACGTTCGATATCAGGAAGTTCCAGATCGAGATCTCGTTCACGCTCGAATTCAATATCGAAATCATTATCGAGATCAAGGTCGAGATCGCGCTCAGAGGAGAGAAACATGAAGACAAGTGCTGAGGAAGAAGCCCGGAAGGGTGATCCTGAGGTGGTTCTCGATGAAAAAGATGTCCCGCGCAACGAAAAAGGCGAGAAACTGCCAAATTATTTCCCCGGCATACAGGGTTGTCGTTCTGTGGAAGAATTCCAATGCTTGAATCGTATCGAAGAGGGTACCTATGGCGTTGTTTATCGAGCCAAGGATAAACGAACCAGTGAAATTGTAGCCCTAAAACggttaaaaatggaaaaagaaaaagaaggttTCCCCATTACTTCCCTGCGAGAGATCAATACCCTTCTGAAAGGTCAACATCCTAATATTGTCACAGTGAGAGAAATTGTTGTTGGCAGCAATATGGACAGAATTTTCATTGTCATGGACTATGTAGAACATGACCTCAAGTCTCTCATGGAGACGATGAAGCACAAAGAACAGTCATTCTTTCCCGGCGAAATCAAGTGCCTGATCCAGCAGCTTCTCTGTGCCGTTGGGCATTTGCACGACAATTGGATTCTGCACCGGGATTTGAAAACATCGAATCTATTGCTCTCACACAAAGGTATTTTGAAAGTGGGTGATTTTGGTTTGGCTCGAGAATACGGAAGCCCGCTTAAGAAGTATACTTCTCTTGTGGTAACTTTGTGGTACAGAGCACCAGAATTGCTTTTATGTTCGCCTGAGTACTCAACGCCGATTGATATTTGGTCGGTGGGATGTATTTTTGGAGAATTCCTACAAATGCAACCATTGTTTCCAGGCAAATCGGAAATTGATCAGCTCAATAGGATATTCAAG gaaCTTGGAACACCGAATGAGAAAATCTGGCCTGGATATAAAGACCTTCCCGCCGTCAAGAACCTGCTTAGCCAAAACTCACAATTCACAGAATACCCAGTGTCAAATCTACGCAAAAGATTTATGAAGAGAACGACAGACACTGGAATATCCCTGTTGCAGGGCTTGCTCACCTACGATCCCAAGCAAAGACTGAATGCCGAGCAAGCTCTCAATCACCCCTACTTCAAGGAGCTACCACTGCCCATTGACCCGTCAATGTTTCCCACATGGCCAGCAAAGAGTGAGCTAGGAGCTCGCAAAGCTTTAGCCTCCTCACCCAAACCACCTTCCGGTGGTTCACAATTCAAACAGTTGGGTCATGATGATATTATCACGACTAAATCATCGGGTGTAGCGTCGGGGATAAtttcgggcagtaaaaaagcaACCGCAAGCAATACGGGATTTGTTTTAAATGCTGGCATTGATCAGCGTCAATTGGCAATGGGGCCAGggtttagtttgaaattttaa
- the LOC129918122 gene encoding serine/threonine-protein kinase PITSLRE isoform X1: MTHYDNSGSEDGQLRSPGDTHFLSGGQKHSSKAGNDLLEDDTDSLDIKPPQATIHRDLSGKRRSGKEKKHSKERKHKSDHRERDERRERGEKSDGSVSMSGSMGKYRGNERDMMVDDRRYMKYYERGRPMSHGQQRRDHHYDRGTLGDEYEYQNRHKHREMYHQHHQQQYQQPPHQRYDYHSQQRNYMEPPPYDTRPDAELLEQDLRTRLLTKRHKYVKESSGPHNHHEKRSSHEYHRERGDGPTEKKKETVIEVMDSPEQQQVLKKKHKKKDKPRPVEDPELIARKAKLLEAEREMAKRKEVAREELEARRELRRERGEEPGAETAHKSGHKRYLTAEERILKRKKRKTDNDKVMTDGLSDNSEGHSHNGDDDDHEGGDGDDSDASSTKSEKKRKRHRRTKDNAENFDVYSHHENDDDEDDDDDDDDDDDDSDSDSSGDSDDRSHKSYNGAAEKSKNKKKKRHSSEEEEDGALPDESPLSIGDLSKSPHKHKANNSRSRSRSDASSRSKSDSDLDGDERRTRSRSRTRSRSPRSHSRSRSRSISGSSRSRSRSRSNSISKSLSRSRSRSRSEERNMKTSAEEEARKGDPEVVLDEKDVPRNEKGEKLPNYFPGIQGCRSVEEFQCLNRIEEGTYGVVYRAKDKRTSEIVALKRLKMEKEKEGFPITSLREINTLLKGQHPNIVTVREIVVGSNMDRIFIVMDYVEHDLKSLMETMKHKEQSFFPGEIKCLIQQLLCAVGHLHDNWILHRDLKTSNLLLSHKGILKVGDFGLAREYGSPLKKYTSLVVTLWYRAPELLLCSPEYSTPIDIWSVGCIFGEFLQMQPLFPGKSEIDQLNRIFKELGTPNEKIWPGYKDLPAVKNLLSQNSQFTEYPVSNLRKRFMKRTTDTGISLLQGLLTYDPKQRLNAEQALNHPYFKELPLPIDPSMFPTWPAKSELGARKALASSPKPPSGGSQFKQLGHDDIITTKSSGVASGIISGSKKATASNTGFVLNAGIDQRQLAMGPGFSLKF; the protein is encoded by the exons TGGGGGCCAGAAGCATTCTTCCAAAGCTGGAAATGATTTACTTGAAGATGACACAGATTCCTTAGATATTAAACCACCGCAAGCAACAATACACCGTGACTTATCCGGCAAACGGCGATCTGGCAAAGAGAAAAAACATTCCAAAGAACGCAAGCACAAAAGCGACCACAGAGAAAGAGACGAGCGCCGAGAAAGAGGAGAGAAAAGTGACGGCTCGGTCAGTATGTCAGGTAGCATGGGCAAGTACAGAGGAAATGAGCGTGATATGATGGTCGACGATCGCCGTTACATGAAATATTATGAACGTGGCAGACCAATGTCCCATGGTCAACAACGTCGAGACCATCACTACGACAGAGGAACACTTGGCGATGAGTATGAGTACCAAAATCGTCACAAACATCGTGAAATGTATCATCAGCACCATCAACAACAATACCAACAACCACCTCATCAGCGTTACGATTATCACTCACAACAGAGGAACTACATGGAACCGCCCCCGTACGATACCCGCCCAGACGCAGAATTGCTAGAACAAGACTTGCGAACAAGGCTGCTGACCAAACGACATAAATATGTTAAAGAGTCTTCAGGGCCGCACAATCACCACGAAAAGAGAAGTAGTCATGAGTATCATCGCGAGCGCGGTGATGGCCCCACCGAAAAGAAGAAGGAAACTGTGATCGAGGTAATGGATAGCCCCGAACAACAGCAGgtcttaaagaaaaaacacaaaaagaagGACAAACCACGTCCAGTGGAAGATCCAGAGCTGATAGCAAGAAAAGCCAAACTCTTGGAAGCCGAACGTGAGATGGCAAAAAGGAAAGAAGTAGCCAGAGAAGAACTAGAAGCCAGGCGTGAACTGCGCCGAGAACGAGGAGAAGAACCAGGTGCAGAAACAGCACACAAAAGTGGTCACAAACGATACCTTACCGCAGAGGAAAGGATATTGAAGAGAAAAAAGCGAAAAACTGACAACGACAAGGTTATGACTGATGGCCTTTCGGATAATTCTGAAGGTCACAGTCACAATGGAGATGATGATGACCATGAGGGAGGTGATGGAGATGATAGCGATGCTTCATCAACCAAATcggaaaagaagagaaaaaggCATAGGCGGACCAAAGACAATGCCGAAAACTTTGATGTTTATAGCCACCATGAaaacgatgatgatgaggatgacgatgatgatgatgatgacgacgacgatgatagCGATTCAGATTCCTCTGGCGATTCCGATGATCGGAGTCACAAAAGCTACAATGGTGCTgccgaaaaatcaaaaaacaagaagaagaaacGTCATAGTTCAGAAGAAGAGGAAGACGGTGCTCTTCCAGATGAAAGTCCCTTATCAATCGGAGACCTATCAAAATCACCGCACAAACATAAAGCCAATAATTCCAGATCACGGTCGCGTTCCGATGCATCAAGTCGTTCGAAGAGTGACAGTGATTTGGACGGAGATGAACGACGTACCAGATCACGATCACGCACACGATCAAGATCACCACGATCACATTCACGTTCTAGATCACGTTCGATATCAGGAAGTTCCAGATCGAGATCTCGTTCACGCTCGAATTCAATATCGAAATCATTATCGAGATCAAGGTCGAGATCGCGCTCAGAGGAGAGAAACATGAAGACAAGTGCTGAGGAAGAAGCCCGGAAGGGTGATCCTGAGGTGGTTCTCGATGAAAAAGATGTCCCGCGCAACGAAAAAGGCGAGAAACTGCCAAATTATTTCCCCGGCATACAGGGTTGTCGTTCTGTGGAAGAATTCCAATGCTTGAATCGTATCGAAGAGGGTACCTATGGCGTTGTTTATCGAGCCAAGGATAAACGAACCAGTGAAATTGTAGCCCTAAAACggttaaaaatggaaaaagaaaaagaaggttTCCCCATTACTTCCCTGCGAGAGATCAATACCCTTCTGAAAGGTCAACATCCTAATATTGTCACAGTGAGAGAAATTGTTGTTGGCAGCAATATGGACAGAATTTTCATTGTCATGGACTATGTAGAACATGACCTCAAGTCTCTCATGGAGACGATGAAGCACAAAGAACAGTCATTCTTTCCCGGCGAAATCAAGTGCCTGATCCAGCAGCTTCTCTGTGCCGTTGGGCATTTGCACGACAATTGGATTCTGCACCGGGATTTGAAAACATCGAATCTATTGCTCTCACACAAAGGTATTTTGAAAGTGGGTGATTTTGGTTTGGCTCGAGAATACGGAAGCCCGCTTAAGAAGTATACTTCTCTTGTGGTAACTTTGTGGTACAGAGCACCAGAATTGCTTTTATGTTCGCCTGAGTACTCAACGCCGATTGATATTTGGTCGGTGGGATGTATTTTTGGAGAATTCCTACAAATGCAACCATTGTTTCCAGGCAAATCGGAAATTGATCAGCTCAATAGGATATTCAAG gaaCTTGGAACACCGAATGAGAAAATCTGGCCTGGATATAAAGACCTTCCCGCCGTCAAGAACCTGCTTAGCCAAAACTCACAATTCACAGAATACCCAGTGTCAAATCTACGCAAAAGATTTATGAAGAGAACGACAGACACTGGAATATCCCTGTTGCAGGGCTTGCTCACCTACGATCCCAAGCAAAGACTGAATGCCGAGCAAGCTCTCAATCACCCCTACTTCAAGGAGCTACCACTGCCCATTGACCCGTCAATGTTTCCCACATGGCCAGCAAAGAGTGAGCTAGGAGCTCGCAAAGCTTTAGCCTCCTCACCCAAACCACCTTCCGGTGGTTCACAATTCAAACAGTTGGGTCATGATGATATTATCACGACTAAATCATCGGGTGTAGCGTCGGGGATAAtttcgggcagtaaaaaagcaACCGCAAGCAATACGGGATTTGTTTTAAATGCTGGCATTGATCAGCGTCAATTGGCAATGGGGCCAGggtttagtttgaaattttaa